One part of the Geoalkalibacter sp. genome encodes these proteins:
- a CDS encoding VC_2705 family sodium/solute symporter: MIAEGFKTSPTLILFCTLVVFLLAGLFSRVRGGTEYYPVAGARAGIVAGGAAIASNWMSAASLLGIAGIFYLQGYFALAYVIGWTGGYVLLLILLAGQLRRFGKFTAPEFVGERYDSPAARLLSAIIAIIISLIYCIAQYKGIGLIFSWIFGFDYTQSLLFGAVVVLGYIVLAGTLGATRNQQLHYAVLILFFIVPLMFIARELNFFWALPQFGYGTALRELHGHTRGLFTQPFAHADVFQWCALAFTLMVGTAGLPHVLARFYTAPNLRDARWSVLWGIFFIGLLYWSAPAYAIFAKIWQARRGIVPDLETAQESADLIVLLASDWAGMPLWVTGIAATAAIAAAFSTVTGLLITGAGAFSYDIYYRLLNPQASQSQCVRVAKGATLAMSILVVLLAANPPGLIAEITAVAFALAGNTLFPVFVLGIWWDRTNKYGAIAGMLTGISVTFSAFFLPQLIPALHGVLHPTSSALLGVPLVFVVMIGVSLLTPPPPERIRRYLVEKVHTP; encoded by the coding sequence ATGATCGCAGAGGGGTTTAAAACCAGCCCGACCCTGATTCTGTTTTGTACCCTGGTGGTGTTTCTCCTCGCCGGTCTTTTCAGCCGGGTGCGCGGCGGCACGGAATACTACCCCGTGGCCGGAGCGCGAGCCGGCATCGTCGCGGGCGGAGCCGCCATCGCCTCCAACTGGATGAGCGCCGCCTCGCTCCTCGGCATCGCGGGCATTTTCTACCTGCAGGGCTATTTCGCCCTGGCCTACGTCATCGGCTGGACGGGCGGCTACGTGCTGCTGCTCATCCTGCTCGCCGGTCAGTTGCGGCGCTTCGGCAAGTTCACCGCCCCCGAATTCGTCGGCGAGCGCTACGATTCGCCGGCGGCGCGGCTTCTCTCGGCCATCATCGCCATCATCATCTCGCTGATCTACTGCATCGCGCAATACAAGGGCATCGGCCTGATCTTCTCCTGGATCTTCGGCTTTGACTACACCCAGTCCCTGCTGTTCGGCGCGGTGGTGGTCCTGGGCTACATCGTGCTCGCCGGCACCCTGGGCGCCACGCGCAACCAGCAGTTGCACTACGCGGTGCTCATCCTGTTCTTCATCGTGCCGCTCATGTTCATCGCGCGCGAACTGAACTTTTTCTGGGCCCTGCCCCAGTTCGGTTACGGCACCGCCTTGCGTGAACTGCACGGCCACACGCGCGGTCTGTTTACCCAGCCCTTTGCCCACGCCGATGTGTTTCAGTGGTGCGCCCTGGCCTTCACCCTGATGGTAGGCACCGCCGGCCTGCCCCATGTCCTGGCGCGCTTCTACACCGCGCCCAATCTGCGCGATGCGCGCTGGAGCGTACTCTGGGGCATTTTCTTCATCGGCCTGCTCTACTGGAGCGCGCCGGCTTACGCGATTTTCGCCAAGATCTGGCAGGCCCGCCGCGGCATCGTGCCCGACCTGGAAACCGCGCAGGAAAGCGCCGATCTGATCGTGTTGCTGGCGAGCGACTGGGCCGGAATGCCCCTGTGGGTCACCGGCATCGCCGCAACCGCCGCCATCGCCGCCGCCTTTTCCACCGTCACCGGCCTGCTCATCACCGGCGCCGGCGCCTTCTCCTACGACATTTACTACCGCCTGCTCAATCCCCAGGCCAGCCAGAGCCAGTGCGTGCGGGTGGCCAAGGGGGCGACCCTGGCCATGTCCATCCTCGTTGTGTTGCTCGCGGCCAACCCTCCGGGGCTCATCGCCGAGATCACCGCCGTGGCCTTCGCTCTGGCCGGAAACACGCTGTTTCCCGTATTCGTTCTGGGCATCTGGTGGGACCGCACCAACAAATACGGGGCCATCGCCGGCATGCTGACCGGCATCAGCGTGACGTTTTCCGCGTTTTTTCTGCCGCAGCTGATACCGGCGCTGCACGGAGTGCTGCACCCCACCTCTTCGGCCCTGCTCGGGGTGCCCCTGGTGTTTGTCGTGATGATCGGCGTGTCCTTGCTCACACCGCCGCCGCCGGAACGCATCCGCCGCTATCTGGTGGAAAAGGTGCACACGCCCTGA
- a CDS encoding sugar phosphate isomerase/epimerase family protein, producing MKLILSAGSLHTLPLAKIFELARDTGFDGVEVIINHDFQYQDNLAYLRDLQQILPIASLHAPFFEIDGWGNKIQQLTRTTELALKTGIPLINFHPPAWIAFEWRFWRWLKNIRDFQEQIGQNQVIITMENMPCTGAFKTNPYFLGQTRKMIDFLQRHNLFLTFDTAHMGTSKANFLQDFHLFYESGMMRNIHFSDYGYGKEHLLPGHGILPLTRFLNHLRETDYNEALVLELSPQEFPQEEELIRESLAEIFTYLCQETRHRVPLPMTGDIGNQEDSEGMRAGIRGEPLGI from the coding sequence ATGAAGCTGATCCTCTCGGCGGGCAGCCTTCATACCCTGCCCCTGGCCAAGATCTTCGAGCTGGCCCGGGATACCGGCTTCGACGGCGTGGAAGTCATCATCAACCATGATTTCCAGTACCAGGACAACCTGGCCTACCTGCGCGACCTGCAGCAAATCCTGCCCATCGCCTCGCTCCACGCGCCGTTTTTTGAAATCGACGGCTGGGGAAACAAGATCCAGCAGCTCACCCGCACCACCGAACTGGCCCTCAAGACCGGCATTCCCCTCATCAACTTTCACCCGCCCGCCTGGATCGCCTTCGAGTGGCGCTTCTGGCGCTGGCTGAAAAATATCCGTGATTTTCAGGAGCAGATCGGTCAGAACCAGGTCATCATCACCATGGAGAACATGCCCTGCACCGGCGCCTTCAAGACCAACCCCTATTTTCTCGGCCAAACCCGCAAAATGATCGATTTTCTCCAGCGTCACAACCTGTTCCTCACCTTCGACACCGCCCACATGGGCACCTCGAAGGCCAATTTCCTGCAGGACTTCCACCTTTTCTACGAATCGGGCATGATGCGCAACATCCACTTTTCCGATTACGGCTACGGCAAGGAACACCTGCTGCCCGGCCACGGCATTCTACCCCTGACCCGCTTTCTCAACCATCTGCGCGAAACCGACTACAACGAGGCCCTGGTGCTGGAGCTCTCGCCGCAGGAATTTCCGCAGGAGGAAGAATTGATCCGCGAAAGCCTCGCGGAAATCTTCACCTATCTTTGTCAGGAAACACGGCACCGGGTGCCGCTGCCCATGACGGGTGATATCGGAAACCAGGAAGACAGCGAAGGGATGCGGGCGGGGATCCGGGGCGAGCCGTTGGGAATTTAG
- a CDS encoding universal stress protein, translating to MLNLSKKILVAIDGSPQSDKAAEEAVRLALASGTRFRSKIYAILVLPGTRAPSFTDFMPSPPPTERPGWEEQRKRIFYVVEKVAAEAGVSVENVVVYGDAAEEILAFAEQEDISVIVIGSSGAGRVRRALLGSVSTKVALHARCSVYIVR from the coding sequence ATGCTCAATCTCAGCAAGAAAATCCTGGTCGCCATCGACGGCTCGCCGCAGTCGGACAAGGCCGCCGAGGAAGCAGTGCGGCTGGCCCTCGCCTCCGGCACCCGCTTCCGAAGTAAGATCTATGCCATTCTGGTGCTGCCCGGCACTCGTGCCCCCTCCTTCACCGACTTCATGCCCTCGCCGCCGCCGACGGAGCGCCCCGGCTGGGAGGAACAGCGCAAACGCATTTTTTACGTGGTCGAAAAAGTCGCCGCCGAGGCCGGCGTGAGCGTGGAAAATGTCGTGGTTTACGGTGACGCCGCAGAGGAGATCCTGGCGTTTGCCGAACAGGAGGATATCTCGGTGATCGTCATCGGCTCGTCGGGCGCGGGCCGCGTGCGGCGCGCCCTGCTGGGTAGCGTGTCCACCAAGGTGGCGCTGCATGCCCGCTGCTCGGTGTACATCGTTCGCTAA
- a CDS encoding IclR family transcriptional regulator translates to MARKEKSEYIIQAVSHALDLLEQFHDDVDELGVTELSKRLKLHKNNVFRLLATLESRGYIEQNKATENYRLGLKALELGQTFIKQMGLLRQAKPILEKIVERCNETAYVAIFKEGYIVYLDVVETTLTVRVVSRVGSRMPAYCTAAGKVHLAFMSDEEIDGLLPRTLKSYTANTLTDRDKLRAQLRDVAAKGYALDDEELDLGVRCVAAPIRDYTRRIVGAISVSGPSMRIDDKRIDEEIVPLVLEAAEELSSRLGFHK, encoded by the coding sequence ATGGCCAGAAAAGAGAAATCTGAATATATTATTCAGGCGGTTTCCCACGCCCTCGACCTGCTTGAGCAATTCCACGACGATGTCGACGAGCTCGGCGTCACCGAGCTGAGCAAACGGCTCAAGCTGCACAAAAACAACGTCTTTCGCCTGCTCGCGACCCTGGAGTCGCGAGGCTACATTGAGCAGAACAAGGCCACGGAAAACTACCGTCTCGGCCTCAAGGCCCTGGAGTTGGGGCAAACCTTCATCAAGCAGATGGGGCTGTTGCGCCAGGCCAAGCCGATTCTGGAAAAAATCGTCGAGCGCTGCAACGAAACCGCCTATGTGGCGATCTTCAAGGAAGGCTACATCGTCTACCTCGATGTGGTCGAAACCACCCTGACGGTGCGCGTGGTATCGCGCGTCGGTTCGCGCATGCCCGCCTACTGCACCGCGGCCGGCAAGGTGCATCTGGCCTTCATGTCCGACGAGGAGATCGACGGCCTGCTGCCGCGCACCCTCAAGAGCTACACCGCCAACACCCTCACCGATCGCGACAAGCTGCGCGCGCAGTTGCGCGATGTGGCGGCCAAGGGCTATGCCCTCGACGACGAGGAACTCGATCTGGGCGTGCGCTGCGTGGCCGCGCCGATTCGCGACTACACCCGCCGCATCGTGGGGGCCATCAGCGTGTCCGGTCCGAGCATGCGCATCGATGACAAGCGCATCGACGAGGAAATCGTGCCGCTGGTCCTGGAAGCCGCCGAGGAGTTGTCCAGCCGCCTGGGCTTTCACAAATAA
- a CDS encoding alpha/beta hydrolase: MLIEAEIARARAAGCRHEENLPFLLGGERGQGAVLLVHGFTGSPWEMKPLGAYLAGRGFLVYGLRLPGHGTSPEDLAGKRMEDWLDEVTQGLRKLAACGHPVSAVGQSTGALLLLRAALEEPLNGLVLLSPFLRLRHRLAPAAGLLRFFKPFQNRPLTPQNLPYYYERRPVAGVHQINRLTRHLRSRLRQVQTPTLVVSAQGDQTVIVPSAMELYQRLGSRRKEYHLFGSEAPHVLTTADNPRQPETLTLTASFLAGLRRG, from the coding sequence ATGCTGATCGAAGCCGAAATCGCCCGCGCCCGCGCCGCGGGCTGCCGCCACGAGGAAAACCTGCCCTTTTTGCTGGGCGGGGAACGGGGCCAGGGGGCGGTGCTTCTGGTCCATGGCTTTACCGGCTCGCCCTGGGAGATGAAGCCCCTGGGCGCGTATCTGGCGGGACGGGGCTTTCTCGTCTACGGCCTGCGCCTGCCCGGCCACGGCACCAGCCCGGAGGATCTGGCCGGCAAACGCATGGAAGACTGGCTGGACGAAGTCACACAGGGGCTGAGAAAACTCGCGGCGTGCGGCCATCCCGTTTCGGCTGTGGGCCAAAGCACGGGCGCCCTGCTGCTGCTGCGCGCCGCCCTGGAAGAGCCCCTGAACGGCCTGGTGCTGCTTTCGCCCTTTTTGCGCCTGCGGCATCGCCTGGCGCCCGCCGCAGGTCTTTTGCGCTTCTTCAAGCCCTTTCAGAATCGGCCCCTGACACCGCAGAACCTGCCCTACTATTATGAGCGCCGCCCCGTGGCCGGAGTCCATCAGATCAACCGCCTGACCCGGCATCTGCGCTCACGCCTGCGCCAGGTTCAGACACCAACCCTGGTAGTCAGCGCCCAGGGCGATCAGACGGTCATCGTCCCGAGCGCCATGGAGCTCTACCAGCGCCTCGGAAGCCGCCGCAAGGAATATCACCTGTTCGGTTCCGAGGCTCCTCATGTCCTCACCACCGCCGACAATCCCCGTCAGCCCGAGACCCTGACCCTCACGGCGAGCTTTCTGGCGGGTCTGCGCCGGGGCTAG
- the coaE gene encoding dephospho-CoA kinase (Dephospho-CoA kinase (CoaE) performs the final step in coenzyme A biosynthesis.), producing the protein MVLGITGGIASGKSSVTEMFRRRGALVVSADALAREIVRPGSPVLKQLVARFGAGILGADGSLDRAALGARIFSDEASRRALNEITHPAIARLARERLKQSRQSGAPLVVYEAPLLFEAGAEGRVDKVLVVKIRPETQLARLMVRDGLSEPDARRRIAAQMPQEEKLARADYVIDNSGTLQDTEAQVRALLERLLGASPGADPPESSP; encoded by the coding sequence ATGGTGCTGGGAATCACGGGCGGAATCGCTTCGGGGAAGAGCAGCGTGACGGAGATGTTTCGCCGTCGCGGCGCCCTGGTGGTGAGCGCCGATGCGCTGGCGCGGGAAATCGTCCGGCCGGGCTCGCCGGTGCTCAAGCAGTTGGTGGCGCGCTTCGGCGCGGGCATTCTCGGCGCCGACGGCAGCCTCGATCGCGCGGCCCTGGGGGCCCGGATTTTTTCCGACGAGGCGAGTCGCCGCGCCCTCAATGAAATCACCCATCCGGCCATCGCCCGCCTGGCGCGGGAGCGGCTGAAGCAATCGCGCCAGAGCGGCGCGCCGCTGGTGGTCTATGAAGCGCCGCTGCTCTTTGAGGCAGGCGCCGAAGGGCGGGTCGACAAGGTACTGGTGGTGAAGATTCGGCCGGAGACACAGCTTGCGCGCCTGATGGTCCGCGACGGACTCTCCGAGCCCGATGCCCGGCGGCGCATCGCGGCGCAGATGCCGCAGGAGGAAAAACTTGCCCGCGCCGATTATGTGATCGACAACTCCGGCACCCTGCAAGACACCGAGGCGCAGGTGCGGGCGCTTCTTGAGCGCCTGCTCGGCGCTAGCCCCGGCGCAGACCCGCCAGAAAGCTCGCCGTGA
- a CDS encoding AMP-dependent synthetase/ligase, translating to MSETLVRMVLGNARKWADQPAMMHKVQGSYRSLSWRDLAEEIRRYGRALLALGLLPGERAAIMAPNSPRWAFADLGAMACGGVSVSVYHTEGSEAVLHILKDSGSRVLFLHSRRIGAELLKRRAELPDLRRLIFLEEGLRHPEILSLEDFLADGARIPAEQLDNALSAADGEDLATLVYTSGTTGAPKGVMLSHRNILSNISDVARLFPIGPGDVCLSFLPLSHVFERVDGYYFMLHRGVTIAYAEGIEAVPLNISEVRPTLMISVPRLYEKMFARIMERVLSGPWLRKQIFFGALRVGRAGARLRLSNAQPGAGLSLLLKLADRAVFGKLREHLGGRLRFFVSGGAPLSVDIAEFFLAARIDIFEGYGLTESAGGIAVNTPEARRLGTVGRPFANIEIRLAEDGEILLRGPGIFKGYWRRPEETAEAFSGGWFKTGDMGEIDAEGFLKIVDRKKDLIITAGGENIAPQNLENLLKTDKFIANAMIYGDRRPFLTALLVPNLDNLEKFAREARIDFLDHCDLVNHPQVLALIRDRVDRLQKDMTSFQRIKRFTLLSQDFSRDEITPTMKLKRKVITEHFQDILDGMYAARDHGVHDAGFCMVESTESGP from the coding sequence ATGAGCGAAACCCTGGTTCGGATGGTCTTGGGCAATGCACGCAAATGGGCGGACCAGCCCGCCATGATGCACAAGGTCCAAGGAAGCTATCGCTCCCTGAGCTGGCGGGATCTCGCCGAGGAAATCCGCCGCTACGGGCGGGCGCTCCTCGCCCTGGGCCTGCTGCCCGGCGAGCGCGCGGCGATCATGGCGCCCAATTCACCGCGCTGGGCCTTTGCCGATCTTGGCGCCATGGCCTGCGGCGGCGTGAGCGTTTCGGTCTACCACACCGAAGGCAGCGAGGCCGTCCTGCATATTCTCAAGGATTCGGGTAGCCGCGTGCTGTTTCTGCATTCGCGGCGCATCGGCGCCGAACTGCTCAAGCGGCGCGCGGAGTTGCCCGACCTGCGCCGGCTGATTTTTCTCGAGGAAGGCTTGCGCCACCCCGAAATCCTGAGTCTGGAGGATTTTCTCGCCGACGGCGCCAGGATCCCCGCCGAGCAGCTGGACAACGCCCTGAGCGCCGCCGACGGTGAAGATCTCGCCACCCTGGTTTACACTTCCGGCACGACGGGCGCGCCCAAGGGCGTGATGCTCAGCCACCGCAACATTCTTTCCAACATCAGCGATGTCGCCCGCCTTTTTCCCATCGGCCCCGGCGATGTCTGCCTGTCCTTTCTGCCTCTTTCCCATGTCTTCGAGCGGGTCGACGGTTATTATTTCATGCTCCATCGGGGCGTCACCATCGCCTATGCCGAGGGCATCGAGGCGGTGCCGCTCAATATCTCCGAGGTGCGCCCGACGCTCATGATCAGCGTGCCGCGCCTCTACGAAAAGATGTTCGCCCGCATCATGGAGCGGGTGCTGTCCGGCCCCTGGCTGCGCAAGCAGATTTTCTTCGGCGCCCTGCGCGTCGGGCGCGCCGGAGCCCGCCTGCGGCTGAGCAATGCTCAGCCGGGCGCAGGGCTGTCGCTGTTGCTCAAGCTGGCGGACCGCGCGGTTTTCGGCAAGTTGCGCGAGCATCTCGGCGGGCGGCTGCGCTTTTTCGTTTCGGGCGGCGCGCCCTTGAGCGTCGATATCGCCGAATTTTTCCTCGCCGCGCGGATCGACATTTTTGAAGGCTACGGCCTGACCGAGTCCGCCGGGGGGATCGCCGTGAACACCCCCGAAGCGCGGCGGCTCGGCACCGTGGGTCGTCCTTTCGCCAACATTGAAATCCGCCTGGCCGAGGATGGCGAAATTCTCCTGCGCGGCCCCGGAATCTTCAAAGGCTACTGGCGGCGCCCCGAGGAGACGGCCGAAGCCTTCAGCGGCGGCTGGTTCAAAACCGGGGACATGGGCGAGATAGACGCCGAGGGCTTTCTCAAGATCGTCGACCGCAAGAAAGACCTCATCATAACGGCGGGCGGCGAGAACATCGCGCCGCAGAATCTCGAAAATCTCCTCAAGACCGACAAATTCATCGCCAACGCAATGATTTACGGCGATCGCCGGCCCTTTCTCACCGCGCTGCTCGTCCCCAATCTCGACAACCTGGAGAAATTCGCCAGGGAAGCCAGGATCGATTTTCTCGATCACTGCGATCTGGTCAACCATCCCCAGGTGCTCGCCCTGATCAGGGATCGAGTCGATCGGCTGCAAAAAGACATGACCTCTTTTCAGCGCATCAAGCGCTTCACCCTGCTCTCCCAGGATTTTTCCAGGGATGAAATCACCCCGACCATGAAACTCAAGCGCAAGGTCATCACCGAGCATTTTCAGGACATACTCGACGGCATGTATGCCGCCCGGGATCACGGCGTTCACGACGCCGGCTTCTGCATGGTCGAGAGCACCGAGAGCGGCCCCTAG
- a CDS encoding HEAT repeat domain-containing protein, whose amino-acid sequence MATSVSAPPQPALEEALRSLGILIKAVLLYPAGHPARRQAIEAGLARFAEALGGRDHLALSVRKDRFEYEGRPLALAHPALKKLAQQLFARRVQELVILADLNGGDLENWAGCIALEADEIARRGGLAKLMESAQITTLWINESDFAGILEQRRAREENFGKSAAGEKSIGGENTFAPPPSDHPFPLAPGAPSLADELMEALAVNQTHASRPPTAEELLARLELESGDEPYRLLLRELVDNLWQINRATEFPRLSAILRSLARAGRDPRLSETKRDACRRALEDVLDEELIHGLVEEIRDPRLDKENLREARNLLLLKGEKAADLLAARLCEETEAHARKIFAQTLVRFESAAVPALLRLLKDERWYVVRNALAILGEIRDTDRVGHLAVFLAHPDVRVRREAIRGLTRIGTPEAMDVLLVAVEEGDGDLQQQALLFLGALRQRAALPHLLRLVNSADPWLRRAELTRGALRALGEIGDEEAIPALIALLRRRKIFRRRRFQDLQEEAALALARIGGSEALAALESAVRNGRGRVARTAERALKERLEMESREH is encoded by the coding sequence TTGGCCACGAGCGTCTCCGCCCCTCCGCAACCCGCTCTGGAAGAGGCCCTGCGCAGCCTGGGCATTCTCATCAAGGCGGTGCTCCTCTATCCGGCCGGGCACCCCGCCCGTCGCCAGGCCATCGAAGCGGGGCTGGCGCGCTTTGCCGAGGCGCTCGGCGGCCGTGACCATCTGGCCCTGAGCGTGCGCAAGGATCGCTTCGAGTACGAGGGGCGGCCCCTGGCCCTTGCTCATCCCGCCCTCAAAAAACTCGCGCAGCAGCTTTTTGCGCGGCGCGTGCAGGAACTGGTGATCCTCGCCGACCTCAACGGCGGGGATCTGGAAAACTGGGCCGGCTGCATCGCCCTGGAGGCCGACGAGATCGCCCGCCGAGGCGGCTTGGCGAAACTCATGGAGAGCGCGCAAATCACCACCTTGTGGATCAACGAATCCGACTTCGCCGGCATCCTTGAGCAGCGCCGCGCCCGCGAGGAAAATTTCGGCAAGTCGGCGGCGGGGGAAAAATCCATTGGTGGTGAAAACACTTTCGCGCCGCCGCCCTCGGACCATCCATTTCCCCTCGCCCCTGGCGCGCCGAGCCTCGCCGATGAACTCATGGAGGCGCTGGCCGTCAACCAGACGCATGCGTCTCGGCCGCCGACGGCCGAGGAGCTGCTGGCCCGCCTGGAGTTGGAATCCGGCGACGAACCCTATCGGCTGCTGCTGCGCGAGTTGGTCGACAACCTGTGGCAGATCAACCGCGCCACGGAGTTTCCTCGCCTCAGCGCCATTCTGCGCAGCCTCGCGCGCGCCGGCCGCGATCCCCGCCTCAGCGAGACCAAGCGCGATGCTTGTCGCCGCGCTCTTGAGGATGTGCTGGACGAGGAGTTGATCCACGGGCTGGTGGAAGAAATCCGTGATCCACGGCTCGACAAGGAAAATCTGCGGGAGGCACGGAATTTGCTTTTGCTCAAGGGCGAAAAAGCCGCCGACTTGCTGGCGGCGCGCCTGTGCGAGGAAACCGAAGCCCACGCGCGTAAAATTTTCGCCCAGACCCTGGTGCGCTTCGAGAGCGCGGCCGTGCCCGCTCTGTTGCGCCTGCTCAAGGATGAACGCTGGTACGTGGTGCGCAATGCCCTGGCGATCCTCGGCGAGATTCGCGACACGGACCGCGTCGGCCATTTGGCGGTATTTCTCGCCCACCCCGATGTGCGGGTGCGGCGCGAAGCGATTCGCGGCCTGACCCGCATCGGCACTCCCGAAGCCATGGACGTGCTGCTGGTCGCCGTGGAAGAGGGCGACGGCGACCTGCAGCAGCAGGCGCTGCTCTTTCTCGGCGCCTTGCGGCAGCGCGCGGCCCTGCCGCATCTACTGCGCCTGGTGAACAGCGCCGATCCCTGGCTGCGCCGGGCCGAACTGACGCGCGGCGCCTTGCGTGCCCTGGGTGAAATCGGCGATGAGGAGGCGATTCCGGCCCTGATCGCGCTGCTGCGCCGGCGCAAGATTTTTCGCCGAAGGCGCTTCCAGGATCTGCAGGAAGAGGCGGCTCTCGCCCTGGCGCGCATCGGCGGCAGTGAAGCCCTGGCCGCCCTGGAAAGCGCCGTCCGCAACGGACGAGGGCGCGTGGCCCGCACCGCCGAGCGCGCCCTGAAAGAAAGACTTGAGATGGAATCCCGTGAACATTGA
- a CDS encoding HD-GYP domain-containing protein, protein MNIDLLKKFVQTLSGAAQSLRLYPRSHPVVKRQMELCAQHLAELLVHRQSLRLGLADGVLFCEDYLFNESNPALAEMARLLQALGLEGLELVSGVSPAELEDFFVLANQGGWQAVGLEQALAERGIRHVLPLRKPPTQEAPQAVFQHALAVAEHICQDVVLGRTPSTEEAGTAVRGMVKSTLGNPHALFALTLIKDYDNYTFQHSVNVAVIAIAVGRACGVKEEDLQILGLGGLLHDLGKLKVDIGIINKPGRLTREEFEVIKKHPEHGAELVARMQSVPPQAVDIVRGHHLHYNRRGYPDDLAGRPLSPLVDMAAIADAFDAMTTLRAYRRPVSPRQAGREMRRAAGTLLHPEFLEQFLAFLGPYPVGTAVRLASGEIGLVTSVGSVERQDLRLKVLFDRVGQKLAAPQALELSATDLDRIVGEVDPFLLGIDLETHLAT, encoded by the coding sequence GTGAACATTGACCTGCTGAAAAAATTCGTGCAGACCCTGTCCGGCGCCGCCCAGAGCCTACGGCTCTATCCGCGCTCGCACCCCGTGGTCAAACGCCAGATGGAGCTTTGCGCCCAGCATCTGGCCGAGTTGCTTGTCCATCGTCAAAGCCTGCGTCTCGGCCTGGCCGATGGCGTGCTGTTCTGCGAAGACTATCTGTTCAACGAAAGCAATCCGGCCCTGGCGGAAATGGCGCGCCTGCTCCAGGCCCTCGGTCTCGAGGGCCTGGAGCTTGTTTCCGGAGTCAGCCCCGCGGAACTTGAAGACTTCTTCGTCCTCGCCAATCAGGGCGGCTGGCAGGCGGTGGGCCTGGAGCAGGCACTTGCCGAGCGCGGCATACGCCATGTCCTGCCCCTGCGCAAACCGCCCACCCAGGAAGCGCCGCAGGCCGTCTTCCAGCATGCCCTGGCCGTCGCGGAACACATCTGCCAGGACGTGGTTCTGGGCCGGACTCCCTCCACCGAGGAGGCCGGCACGGCGGTACGCGGCATGGTCAAGTCGACCCTGGGCAACCCCCACGCCCTCTTCGCCCTGACCCTGATCAAGGATTACGACAACTACACCTTCCAGCACTCGGTGAACGTGGCCGTGATCGCCATCGCCGTCGGACGCGCCTGCGGCGTCAAGGAAGAGGATCTGCAAATTTTGGGTCTGGGCGGGCTGCTGCACGATCTGGGCAAGCTCAAGGTCGACATCGGCATCATCAACAAGCCCGGGCGTCTGACCCGGGAGGAATTCGAGGTGATCAAGAAACATCCCGAGCATGGCGCCGAGCTGGTCGCGCGCATGCAAAGCGTTCCCCCCCAGGCCGTCGACATCGTGCGCGGCCACCACCTGCACTACAATCGTAGGGGCTATCCCGACGATCTCGCCGGGCGCCCCCTGTCCCCCCTGGTGGACATGGCGGCCATCGCCGACGCCTTCGACGCCATGACCACCCTGCGGGCCTACCGACGTCCGGTGAGCCCCCGCCAGGCCGGCCGGGAAATGCGTCGCGCCGCCGGCACCCTGCTCCACCCCGAATTTCTCGAACAGTTTCTCGCCTTCCTCGGCCCCTACCCCGTCGGCACCGCCGTGCGTCTGGCGAGCGGCGAGATCGGCCTGGTCACATCCGTGGGCAGTGTTGAGCGCCAGGATCTGCGCCTCAAGGTGCTGTTCGACCGCGTCGGCCAGAAACTCGCCGCTCCCCAGGCGCTTGAGTTGTCCGCAACCGACCTGGACCGCATTGTCGGCGAAGTCGATCCTTTTCTCCTCGGCATCGATCTCGAAACCCATCTCGCAACGTAA
- a CDS encoding HEAT repeat domain-containing protein, with translation MLESRRKALNALLSDEDAQVRGAAADALEALEPLLHLRQLLADLSSADRGRRIHCLFALEGVRAPGVLDALLAALGDADADLRAAAAQVLGNRAEGKAVPELVKRLRDSEAAVRMYAAEALGRFRDARLVPYLAAVLKDEDSGVVEAAARSLGALGAVEGEKYLLALLRDHRPAVRCAAASALGRLEAGGVD, from the coding sequence ATGTTGGAGAGTCGCCGCAAGGCCCTGAACGCGCTGTTGAGCGACGAGGATGCGCAGGTACGCGGCGCCGCCGCCGACGCCCTTGAGGCCCTGGAGCCGCTGCTGCATCTGCGGCAGTTGCTGGCGGATCTCTCGTCCGCGGATCGCGGTCGGCGCATCCACTGCCTGTTTGCCCTCGAAGGGGTCCGCGCGCCGGGGGTGCTCGATGCCCTGTTGGCGGCGCTCGGTGATGCCGATGCCGACCTGCGGGCCGCCGCCGCCCAGGTGTTGGGCAACCGGGCGGAGGGCAAGGCCGTGCCGGAGCTGGTCAAGCGCCTGCGCGACTCCGAGGCGGCGGTGCGCATGTATGCCGCCGAGGCTCTCGGGCGCTTTCGCGATGCGCGCCTGGTGCCTTACCTCGCGGCGGTGCTCAAGGATGAGGACAGCGGCGTCGTCGAGGCGGCGGCCCGTTCCCTGGGGGCCTTGGGCGCCGTCGAGGGGGAGAAATACCTGCTCGCCCTGCTGCGCGACCATCGCCCCGCCGTTCGTTGCGCCGCCGCAAGCGCCCTGGGGCGCCTGGAGGCGGGCGGGGTGGACTGA